A single window of Archangium gephyra DNA harbors:
- a CDS encoding chemotaxis protein CheW, whose amino-acid sequence MSLPSLLLVDDSDAILALERAILSGHYALNTASNGKEALEKVARVQPAAILLDLSMPEMDGDEVLKRLKADPVTEPIPVIISSEVARAEACLTLGAELFLAKPFRADELLSAVENALANARRRARQGSLALLRLTVGGLEFAIPLDCVRQVILQPSTRPLPMGPGYISEFFELRGQPVCVLDLARRLEVQHRETIEERKLVILEIDGVLLALSVDSVQDPEEYQSSDIDRRERVGGSDHGQLRDTLMGMLRAGERPVPIFDPKAFATQELLREAVGVLRPAGVERSA is encoded by the coding sequence GTGAGCCTCCCGTCCCTGCTCCTCGTCGACGACAGTGATGCCATCCTCGCGCTCGAGCGCGCGATCCTCTCGGGCCATTACGCGCTGAATACGGCGAGCAATGGCAAGGAGGCGCTCGAGAAGGTGGCTCGAGTGCAGCCTGCCGCCATCCTGCTGGACCTCTCCATGCCGGAGATGGACGGCGACGAGGTGCTCAAGCGCCTCAAGGCGGACCCCGTCACCGAGCCCATCCCCGTCATCATCTCCTCGGAGGTGGCGCGGGCCGAGGCGTGTCTGACTCTGGGCGCGGAGCTGTTCCTGGCCAAGCCCTTCCGCGCGGATGAGCTGCTGAGCGCGGTGGAGAACGCCCTGGCCAACGCGCGGCGCCGGGCCCGGCAGGGCTCGCTGGCCCTGCTGCGGCTGACGGTGGGGGGGCTGGAGTTCGCCATCCCCTTGGACTGCGTGCGTCAGGTCATCCTCCAGCCCTCCACGCGGCCGCTGCCGATGGGGCCGGGCTACATCTCCGAGTTCTTCGAGCTGCGCGGCCAGCCCGTGTGCGTGCTGGACCTGGCGCGCCGGCTGGAAGTGCAGCACCGGGAGACGATCGAGGAGCGCAAGCTGGTCATCCTGGAGATCGACGGCGTGCTGCTGGCGCTGAGCGTGGATTCGGTGCAGGACCCCGAGGAGTACCAGTCCTCGGACATCGATCGGCGCGAGCGCGTGGGCGGCTCCGATCATGGTCAGCTGCGCGACACGTTGATGGGCATGCTGAGGGCGGGTGAGCGCCCGGTGCCCATCTTCGATCCGAAAGCCTTCGCTACCCAGGAGTTGTTGCGCGAGGCCGTGGGAGTGCTGCGGCCGGCGGGGGTGGAGCGCAGCGCATGA
- the fabI gene encoding enoyl-ACP reductase FabI produces the protein MLLQGKKLLITGVLTPQSLAYGVAEHALEQGAEIVLTGFGRAKSLTERSAKRLKAGVDVLELDVTNSAHFPALTEALRQRWGRVDGVLHSIAYAPEDALGGNFLNTPWESVQTAFRISAFSLKELSVAVMPLMTEGGSIVTLDFDNRVAWPIYDWMGVCKAALESTVRYLARDLGPKKIRVNALAAGPLATVAAKGIPGFKTLEKAWGAQAPLGWDARTSHDMVARTACALLSDWLPSTTGEMVHVDGGYHAIGAPPVPPEEGEQGSGGGGSPPSAG, from the coding sequence ATGCTGCTGCAGGGCAAGAAGCTCCTCATCACCGGAGTGCTCACCCCCCAGTCGCTCGCCTACGGCGTGGCCGAGCACGCGCTGGAGCAGGGGGCGGAGATCGTCCTCACCGGTTTCGGCCGGGCGAAATCGCTCACGGAGCGCAGTGCGAAGCGCCTGAAGGCGGGCGTCGACGTGCTGGAACTGGACGTCACCAACTCCGCCCACTTCCCCGCGCTCACCGAGGCGCTGCGCCAGCGCTGGGGCAGGGTGGATGGGGTGCTCCACTCCATCGCCTACGCCCCGGAGGACGCGCTGGGTGGCAACTTCCTCAACACCCCCTGGGAGAGTGTCCAGACCGCGTTCCGGATCTCCGCCTTCTCCCTCAAGGAGCTGTCCGTGGCGGTGATGCCGCTGATGACGGAGGGCGGCTCCATCGTCACCCTGGACTTCGACAACCGGGTGGCCTGGCCCATCTATGACTGGATGGGCGTCTGCAAGGCGGCCCTGGAGTCCACCGTGCGCTACCTCGCCCGGGACCTGGGCCCCAAGAAGATCCGGGTCAACGCCCTGGCCGCCGGCCCGCTGGCCACCGTGGCGGCCAAGGGCATCCCTGGTTTCAAGACCCTGGAGAAGGCCTGGGGTGCCCAGGCGCCCCTGGGGTGGGATGCCCGCACCAGCCACGACATGGTGGCCCGCACCGCCTGTGCGCTCCTCTCGGACTGGCTGCCTTCCACCACGGGCGAAATGGTGCACGTGGACGGTGGCTACCACGCCATCGGGGCGCCTCCGGTGCCGCCCGAGGAGGGCGAGCAGGGGAGCGGCGGAGGCGGTTCTCCCCCCTCGGCTGGCTGA
- a CDS encoding cold-shock protein translates to MATGTVKWFNDAKGFGFIVQDGGGEDVFCHHTAINMDGFRTLAEGQKVEFELAKGPKGLQAQNVRAA, encoded by the coding sequence ATGGCTACTGGTACCGTGAAGTGGTTCAACGACGCGAAGGGCTTCGGATTCATCGTGCAGGACGGCGGAGGCGAGGACGTGTTCTGCCACCACACCGCCATCAACATGGATGGGTTCCGGACCCTCGCCGAGGGGCAGAAGGTGGAGTTCGAGCTGGCCAAGGGCCCCAAGGGCCTGCAGGCGCAGAACGTTCGCGCCGCCTGA
- a CDS encoding response regulator, which produces MSANILLVDDSPTVRNILKIYLMNLKMGFVEAEDATRALQLLRLVPVKLVIADINMPGMDGITFVKQVRQSPLAQVRDVPVILLTGERGGDLRQRGVEAGANAFINKPVSHHDLTETVRKFLAQN; this is translated from the coding sequence TTGAGCGCCAACATCCTACTCGTGGATGACAGCCCGACCGTTCGCAACATCCTCAAGATCTATCTCATGAACCTGAAGATGGGGTTCGTCGAGGCAGAGGATGCGACGCGGGCATTGCAGCTACTCCGGCTGGTGCCGGTGAAGCTGGTCATCGCGGACATCAACATGCCTGGCATGGACGGCATCACCTTCGTCAAGCAGGTGCGCCAGAGCCCCCTGGCTCAGGTGCGCGACGTTCCGGTCATCCTGCTGACGGGTGAGCGGGGCGGCGACCTGCGGCAGCGGGGCGTCGAAGCCGGTGCCAATGCCTTCATCAACAAGCCGGTCTCTCATCACGACCTGACAGAGACCGTGCGCAAGTTCCTCGCGCAGAATTGA
- the odhB gene encoding 2-oxoglutarate dehydrogenase complex dihydrolipoyllysine-residue succinyltransferase: protein MAVELKVPPLGESITEAVVGKWNKKKGEAVSADEPLVVLETDKVTIDVPAPAAGAILTIAFNEGDKVRVGDVLGTIDAAGAGASAPQAAAPAAAPAPAASAPAAAASAGTDVRMTPTARKIVEENKLDVAQLKGSGTGGRITKEDALGQLNRPAEAPVQRAPAAPSGPRPRADREERVKMTPLRRRVAERLVQAQSTAAILTTFNEVDMGAVMDLRKQHQEKFLARHGVKLGFMSFFIRAAVEALKAFPQVNAEIDGDDVVFKHYYDIGVAVSGSRGLVVPVVRDADTQSMAELEKKVGDYGTRARNDKLTLAELQGGTFTITNGGIFGSMLSTPIINPPQTGILGMHNIVDRPVARNGQVVIRPIMYLALSYDHRLIDGREAVQFLVRIKDCIEDPTRLLLEI from the coding sequence ATGGCCGTTGAATTGAAAGTCCCGCCCCTGGGCGAGTCCATCACTGAAGCCGTCGTCGGGAAGTGGAACAAGAAGAAGGGCGAGGCGGTCTCCGCCGATGAGCCCCTCGTCGTCCTGGAGACCGACAAGGTCACCATCGACGTTCCCGCTCCCGCCGCCGGCGCCATCCTCACCATCGCCTTCAACGAGGGCGACAAGGTGCGCGTGGGCGACGTGCTGGGCACCATCGACGCCGCCGGTGCTGGCGCCTCCGCTCCCCAGGCCGCCGCTCCGGCCGCCGCGCCCGCTCCCGCCGCCTCGGCTCCCGCCGCCGCCGCTTCCGCCGGCACGGACGTCCGCATGACGCCCACCGCCCGGAAGATCGTCGAGGAGAACAAGCTCGACGTGGCCCAGCTCAAGGGCAGCGGCACCGGCGGCCGCATCACCAAGGAGGACGCGCTCGGCCAGCTCAACCGCCCGGCCGAGGCTCCCGTGCAGCGTGCTCCGGCCGCCCCCTCCGGCCCGCGCCCGCGCGCCGACCGCGAGGAGCGCGTGAAGATGACGCCGCTGCGCCGCCGCGTCGCCGAGCGCCTCGTCCAGGCCCAGTCCACCGCCGCCATCCTCACCACCTTCAACGAGGTGGACATGGGCGCGGTGATGGACCTGCGCAAGCAGCACCAGGAGAAGTTCCTCGCCCGCCACGGCGTGAAGCTCGGCTTCATGAGCTTCTTCATCCGCGCCGCCGTCGAGGCCCTCAAGGCCTTCCCCCAGGTGAACGCGGAGATCGACGGCGACGACGTCGTCTTCAAGCACTACTACGACATCGGCGTGGCCGTGAGCGGCAGCCGCGGCCTCGTGGTGCCCGTGGTGCGTGACGCCGACACCCAGTCCATGGCCGAGCTGGAGAAGAAGGTCGGCGACTACGGCACCCGCGCTCGCAACGACAAGCTCACGCTCGCCGAGCTGCAGGGCGGCACCTTCACCATCACCAACGGCGGCATCTTCGGCTCGATGCTCTCCACCCCCATCATCAACCCGCCCCAGACGGGCATCCTGGGGATGCACAACATCGTGGACCGCCCGGTGGCCCGCAACGGCCAGGTCGTCATCCGGCCCATCATGTACCTGGCCCTCTCCTACGACCATCGCCTCATCGACGGCCGCGAGGCCGTGCAGTTCCTCGTCCGCATCAAGGACTGCATCGAGGACCCCACTCGGCTCCTGCTGGAAATTTGA
- a CDS encoding CheR family methyltransferase: MTSGVVEPQQVLARAREVVASCTGFRDTAISPTAVDRVVRAELARGRSPAELLAELQRPGAPLARTLLDAVLVGETYFFRHPEQFRFLAYEAVPAALARGNLTLRGWSAGCASGEETYSIAACLLNMAPPGVRVEVLGTDLHEGRLEAARRGTYGNWSRREAGPLLHPLYHEVGEGRVSILDSVRAVVRFSQGNLLEPLHEMHGLFDVIFCRNVLTYFSPDAVQVALGHLAKALVPGGFLLLGTVEVDHPPAGLVRVGAPELQAFRRPLPRELTPPPAPKPVPVIREPEPFRAAASLRATTPPPPPPPTAVGLHTEALQRIESGDESGAATLLEKLLQQFRDYLPGMLELALLRERAGSREAAFALMHTVRDNAARLPPDLIIEGPEPLPARFYRASADAFLTLGAIE, from the coding sequence ATGACTTCGGGGGTGGTGGAGCCTCAGCAGGTGCTCGCGCGGGCGCGTGAGGTCGTCGCATCGTGCACGGGTTTCCGTGACACGGCCATTTCGCCCACGGCGGTGGACCGCGTCGTGCGCGCGGAGCTGGCGCGGGGCCGCTCTCCGGCGGAGCTGCTGGCGGAGCTGCAGCGTCCCGGTGCGCCGCTGGCGCGGACCCTGCTGGATGCCGTGCTGGTGGGGGAGACGTACTTCTTCCGCCACCCGGAGCAGTTCCGTTTCCTGGCCTATGAGGCGGTGCCCGCCGCGCTGGCCCGGGGCAACCTCACCCTGCGCGGGTGGAGCGCCGGGTGCGCCTCGGGTGAGGAGACGTACTCCATCGCCGCGTGCCTGTTGAACATGGCGCCTCCGGGCGTGCGCGTGGAGGTGCTCGGCACCGACCTGCACGAGGGCCGCCTGGAAGCGGCGCGCCGGGGCACGTACGGCAACTGGTCCCGCCGCGAGGCCGGGCCGCTGCTGCATCCGCTCTACCATGAGGTCGGCGAGGGCCGGGTGAGCATCCTCGACTCGGTGCGCGCCGTGGTGCGCTTCTCCCAGGGCAACCTGCTGGAGCCGCTGCACGAGATGCACGGCCTCTTCGACGTCATCTTCTGCCGCAACGTGCTGACGTACTTCTCTCCGGACGCGGTGCAGGTGGCGCTGGGCCACCTGGCCAAGGCGCTCGTCCCGGGTGGCTTCCTGCTGCTGGGCACCGTGGAGGTGGATCATCCGCCCGCGGGGCTGGTGCGCGTGGGCGCTCCGGAGCTGCAGGCCTTCCGCCGCCCGCTGCCCCGGGAGCTGACGCCGCCGCCAGCGCCCAAGCCCGTTCCCGTGATCCGCGAGCCCGAGCCCTTCAGGGCCGCGGCCTCCCTGCGCGCCACGACGCCGCCGCCTCCTCCCCCGCCCACCGCCGTGGGCCTGCACACCGAGGCGCTCCAGCGCATCGAGAGCGGGGATGAGTCCGGCGCGGCCACCCTTCTGGAGAAACTGTTGCAACAGTTCCGTGACTACCTTCCCGGCATGCTGGAGCTGGCCCTGCTGCGCGAGCGCGCAGGGTCCCGCGAGGCTGCCTTCGCCCTCATGCACACCGTGCGCGACAACGCGGCCCGGCTCCCGCCGGATCTGATCATCGAGGGGCCCGAGCCTCTTCCGGCCCGCTTCTACAGGGCGTCCGCTGACGCCTTCCTCACGTTGGGAGCCATCGAATGA
- a CDS encoding DPP IV N-terminal domain-containing protein has translation MRILLAAALLLTSAPVLAQQSPAKTMTASQDAFLRDYAETRRFMSGRPVNPRITPDEKTVLFLRGQPRAPIQTLFAFDVATGEAKEVLTPEAILKGSEETLTSEEKARRERMRVSARGFTSYQLSEDGERILVPLSGKLYLVERVSGKSTELKTGPGVIDPRFSADGQQVAYVRDNDVFRLEVASNKEHRVTTGGTPAKTHGLAEFVAQEEMSRFSGWWWSPDAKFIAYTESDTGQVEKLSIIDVMHPEKGAEDYSYPRPGKNNAKVRLGITPVTGGKTVWVQWDAEKYPYLATVMWPKKGPLTVLVQNRTQTEEKLLAVDTASGKTKELLTEKDDAWLELEQTFPVWLEDGSGFLWYTERNGGPEVELRNADGSLARSLVKPEAGFRNLARYIEKDRTLYFVGGPNPTESYLWRVKDGGAPEQVRPGTTGEAVEGGSVARSGNLAVISHSSPTSMPRTYVVRGDGSRVGELPSVAVEPGFVPVVEYREVGPLKFHSSLVRPRNAKPGQKLPTIVEVYAGPTVTVVHKSMAAHLLSQWMADQGFLIARFDGRGTPMRGAKWQRAVHLDFSGVTLEDQAAAVQALAAVVPEVDLQRVGIEGWSFGGYMGALAALKRPDVFKAAVAGAPVVDWLDYDTHYTERYLGLPQQHPEAYEKSSLLTYARDTSKPISPLLLIHGTADDNVYFFHTLKLSDALFRAGKYHELLPLSGLTHMVPDPLVTQRQHEWVMNHFKRHLAK, from the coding sequence ATGCGCATCCTGCTCGCAGCCGCGCTCCTTTTGACGAGCGCCCCCGTCCTCGCCCAGCAGTCCCCCGCGAAAACCATGACCGCCTCACAAGATGCCTTCCTGCGGGACTATGCGGAGACACGCCGCTTCATGAGCGGTCGTCCCGTCAATCCCCGCATCACCCCCGACGAGAAGACCGTCCTCTTCCTGCGCGGCCAGCCCCGCGCGCCCATCCAGACCCTCTTCGCCTTCGACGTGGCCACCGGCGAGGCGAAGGAGGTGCTCACCCCCGAGGCCATCCTCAAGGGCTCCGAGGAGACGCTCACCTCCGAGGAGAAGGCCCGCCGCGAGCGCATGCGCGTGAGCGCCCGGGGTTTCACCTCCTACCAGCTGTCCGAGGACGGTGAGCGGATTCTGGTGCCGCTCTCCGGCAAGCTCTACCTGGTCGAGCGCGTCAGCGGGAAGTCCACCGAGCTGAAGACGGGCCCGGGTGTCATCGACCCGCGCTTCTCCGCGGACGGCCAGCAGGTGGCTTACGTGCGGGACAACGACGTCTTCCGCCTCGAGGTGGCCAGCAACAAGGAGCACCGCGTCACCACGGGAGGCACCCCGGCGAAGACGCACGGCCTGGCCGAGTTCGTGGCGCAGGAGGAGATGAGCCGCTTCTCGGGCTGGTGGTGGAGCCCGGACGCGAAGTTCATCGCCTACACCGAGTCGGACACCGGGCAGGTGGAGAAGCTCTCCATCATCGACGTGATGCACCCGGAGAAGGGCGCGGAGGACTACTCGTACCCGCGGCCGGGCAAGAACAACGCGAAGGTGCGCCTGGGCATCACCCCCGTCACGGGCGGCAAGACGGTGTGGGTGCAGTGGGACGCGGAGAAGTACCCGTACCTGGCCACGGTGATGTGGCCGAAGAAGGGCCCCCTGACGGTGCTGGTGCAGAACCGCACGCAGACGGAGGAGAAGCTGCTCGCGGTGGACACGGCCAGCGGCAAGACGAAGGAGCTGCTCACCGAGAAGGACGACGCCTGGCTCGAGCTGGAGCAGACCTTCCCGGTGTGGCTCGAGGATGGCAGTGGCTTCCTCTGGTACACCGAGCGCAACGGCGGCCCCGAGGTGGAGCTGCGCAACGCGGATGGGAGCCTCGCGCGCTCGCTGGTGAAGCCGGAGGCGGGCTTCCGCAACCTCGCGCGCTACATCGAGAAGGACCGCACCCTCTACTTCGTGGGCGGCCCCAACCCCACGGAGAGCTACCTGTGGCGCGTGAAGGACGGCGGCGCTCCGGAGCAGGTGCGCCCCGGCACCACCGGTGAGGCCGTCGAGGGCGGCAGCGTGGCCCGCTCGGGCAACCTGGCCGTCATCAGCCACTCGAGCCCCACGTCCATGCCGCGCACCTACGTGGTGCGGGGTGATGGCAGCCGCGTGGGCGAGCTGCCCTCGGTGGCGGTGGAGCCTGGCTTCGTCCCCGTCGTCGAGTACCGCGAGGTGGGCCCGCTCAAGTTCCACTCCTCGCTGGTGCGCCCGCGCAACGCGAAGCCCGGCCAGAAGCTGCCCACCATCGTCGAGGTGTACGCCGGCCCCACCGTCACCGTCGTCCACAAGTCCATGGCCGCCCACCTGCTGTCGCAGTGGATGGCGGACCAGGGTTTCCTCATCGCCCGCTTCGATGGCCGCGGCACCCCGATGCGCGGGGCGAAGTGGCAGCGCGCCGTGCACCTGGACTTCTCCGGCGTGACGCTGGAGGACCAGGCCGCCGCCGTGCAGGCGCTCGCCGCCGTGGTGCCCGAGGTGGACCTGCAGCGCGTGGGAATCGAAGGCTGGAGCTTCGGTGGCTACATGGGCGCGCTCGCCGCCCTCAAGCGCCCGGACGTCTTCAAGGCCGCCGTGGCCGGCGCTCCGGTGGTGGACTGGCTCGACTACGACACCCACTACACCGAGCGCTACCTCGGCCTGCCCCAGCAGCACCCCGAGGCCTACGAGAAGAGCTCGCTGCTCACCTACGCGCGTGACACCAGCAAGCCCATCTCCCCGCTGCTGCTCATCCACGGCACCGCGGACGACAACGTGTACTTCTTCCACACGCTCAAGCTGTCCGACGCGCTCTTCCGCGCCGGCAAGTACCACGAGCTGCTGCCCCTGAGCGGCCTCACGCACATGGTGCCGGATCCGCTCGTCACCCAGCGCCAGCACGAGTGGGTGATGAACCACTTCAAGCGGCACCTGGCGAAGTAG
- a CDS encoding 2-oxoglutarate dehydrogenase E1 component, whose product MANFQDSYLSGGNIDFIEGLYARYLEDPSSVDPSWRELFERNDGAGRPIFNKTLIEPPAPVVPGKEGKEGGKGNKAAAAVALAPQTAPTVAFEQDMKLQSRVDQAISAFRLRGHLRAQLDPLGRPRPSLDHMADVGMVDDKHFSATELEQLVESANVFPEARVKLKELLGRLRRTYTGAIGVEYMQMLDSERRRWLMKRMEYTENRTAFTVDEQRHILTRLSYAEGFENFLHTKFIGAKRFALDGGEALVPMLDAVLEVGGDLGLKEVVIGMAHRGRLNVLTNILGKKPDQIFSEFEGPQDPKQHMGRGDVKYHMGFSSDHATRGGKSIHLSLAFNPSHLEAVDPVVEGRVRAKQDRSGDTERTKVMPLLIHGDAAFIGQGVVAETLNMAGLEGYKTGGTLHVVINNQVGFTTDPSDSRSSIYSTALAQMLDVPVFHVNGDDPEACVHVARLVAEYRQTFKSDVVIDLVCYRRYGHNEGDDPSFTQPAMYEIIRKHPTVRTLYAQQLAQQARLSAEDSEAIKQRCMQEFDAALLRARAESQFKEPNALEGLWQPYKGGAHKSAPLATTAVNKETLRAALKKLAEVPEGFNVHRDVERTVLKKRQGMLQTEELQWSEGESLAYATLLSEGYAIRLSGQDSERGTFSHRHAVLHDVKTGDNFVPLRQFPTGKARFEVFNSPLSEMGVLGFEYGYSLDVPDGLTLWEAQFGDFANGAQIIIDQFIAAGESKWRRLSGLTLLLPHGYEGQGPEHSSARLERFLSLSAEDNLQVAYPTTPAQIFHLLRRQVLRPLRKPLVIMSPKSLLRRPEATSKLDELATGTFQEVILDKVNPAGVTRLLLCSGKVYYDLVKTRDERKDESIAIVRVEQLYPFPFDELAGLVAKMPKLTELLWVQEEPRNSGAWHFMFPRLHDLASARGQNPLKVGYIGRAEAASPATGFPQTHNLEQQLIVEEAILRGTKNGR is encoded by the coding sequence ATGGCGAATTTCCAGGACTCGTACCTCTCCGGCGGAAACATCGACTTCATCGAGGGGCTCTACGCGCGCTACCTCGAGGATCCGTCCAGCGTGGACCCGAGCTGGCGCGAGTTGTTCGAGCGCAACGACGGCGCCGGCCGGCCCATCTTCAACAAGACCCTCATCGAGCCGCCCGCCCCCGTGGTGCCGGGCAAGGAGGGGAAGGAGGGCGGCAAGGGCAACAAGGCCGCGGCCGCGGTGGCGCTGGCCCCGCAGACGGCCCCCACGGTCGCCTTCGAGCAGGACATGAAGCTGCAGTCGCGGGTGGACCAGGCCATCTCGGCCTTCCGCCTGCGCGGCCACCTGCGCGCCCAGCTGGATCCACTCGGCCGGCCCCGCCCGAGCCTGGACCACATGGCCGACGTGGGCATGGTGGACGACAAGCACTTCTCCGCCACCGAGCTGGAGCAGCTGGTGGAGAGCGCCAACGTCTTCCCCGAGGCCCGGGTGAAGCTCAAGGAGCTGCTGGGCCGGCTGCGCCGCACGTACACCGGCGCCATCGGCGTCGAGTACATGCAGATGCTCGACAGCGAGCGGCGGCGCTGGCTGATGAAGCGCATGGAGTACACGGAGAACCGCACGGCCTTCACCGTGGACGAGCAGCGCCACATCCTCACCCGGCTGTCCTACGCCGAGGGCTTCGAGAACTTCCTGCACACCAAGTTCATCGGCGCCAAGCGCTTCGCGCTGGATGGCGGTGAGGCCCTGGTGCCCATGCTGGACGCCGTGCTCGAGGTGGGCGGCGACCTGGGCCTCAAGGAGGTCGTCATCGGCATGGCCCACCGCGGCCGCCTCAACGTGCTGACGAACATCCTGGGCAAGAAGCCGGATCAGATCTTCAGCGAGTTCGAGGGCCCGCAGGACCCGAAGCAGCACATGGGCCGCGGCGACGTGAAGTACCACATGGGCTTCAGCTCGGACCACGCCACGCGCGGCGGCAAGAGCATCCACCTGTCGCTGGCCTTCAACCCCAGCCACCTGGAGGCGGTGGATCCAGTGGTGGAGGGCCGCGTGCGCGCCAAGCAGGACCGCAGCGGGGACACCGAGCGCACCAAGGTGATGCCGCTGCTCATCCACGGCGACGCGGCCTTCATCGGCCAGGGCGTGGTGGCCGAGACGCTCAACATGGCGGGGCTCGAGGGCTACAAGACGGGCGGCACCCTGCACGTCGTCATCAACAACCAGGTGGGCTTCACCACCGACCCGTCCGACTCGCGCAGCTCCATCTACTCCACGGCCCTGGCGCAGATGCTGGACGTGCCCGTCTTCCACGTGAACGGGGATGACCCCGAGGCGTGCGTCCACGTGGCCCGGCTGGTGGCCGAGTACCGCCAGACCTTCAAGAGCGACGTCGTCATCGACCTCGTCTGCTACCGCCGCTACGGCCACAACGAGGGCGATGACCCCTCGTTCACCCAGCCGGCGATGTACGAGATCATCCGCAAGCACCCGACCGTGCGCACGCTCTACGCGCAGCAGCTGGCGCAGCAGGCGCGCCTCTCCGCGGAGGACTCCGAGGCCATCAAGCAGCGCTGCATGCAGGAGTTCGACGCGGCGCTCCTGCGCGCCCGCGCGGAGAGCCAGTTCAAGGAGCCCAACGCGCTCGAGGGCCTGTGGCAGCCGTACAAGGGCGGCGCGCACAAGAGCGCCCCGCTGGCCACCACGGCGGTGAACAAGGAGACGCTGCGCGCGGCCCTGAAGAAGCTGGCCGAGGTGCCCGAGGGCTTCAACGTCCACCGCGACGTGGAGCGCACGGTGCTCAAGAAGCGCCAGGGCATGCTGCAGACGGAGGAGCTGCAGTGGAGCGAGGGCGAGTCGCTCGCCTACGCCACGCTGCTCTCCGAGGGCTACGCCATCCGTCTGAGCGGCCAGGACAGCGAGCGCGGCACCTTCAGCCACCGCCACGCCGTGCTGCACGACGTGAAGACGGGCGACAACTTCGTCCCCCTGCGCCAGTTCCCCACCGGCAAGGCCCGCTTCGAGGTCTTCAACAGCCCCCTGTCCGAGATGGGCGTGCTGGGCTTCGAGTACGGCTACAGCCTCGACGTGCCGGACGGCCTCACCCTCTGGGAGGCCCAGTTCGGTGACTTCGCCAACGGCGCTCAAATCATCATCGACCAGTTCATCGCGGCCGGTGAGAGCAAGTGGCGGCGGCTGAGCGGCCTCACCCTGCTGCTGCCCCACGGCTACGAGGGCCAGGGCCCGGAGCACTCCAGCGCCCGTCTGGAGCGCTTCCTGAGCCTGAGCGCCGAGGACAACCTCCAGGTGGCCTACCCCACCACGCCCGCGCAGATCTTCCACCTGCTGCGCCGCCAGGTGCTGCGCCCGCTGCGCAAGCCGCTCGTCATCATGTCGCCCAAGAGCCTGCTGCGCCGCCCCGAGGCGACGAGCAAGCTGGACGAGCTGGCCACCGGCACCTTCCAGGAGGTCATCCTGGACAAGGTGAACCCGGCCGGCGTGACGCGGCTCCTCCTGTGCTCCGGCAAGGTCTACTACGACCTGGTCAAGACCCGGGACGAGCGCAAGGACGAGTCCATCGCCATCGTCCGCGTGGAGCAGCTCTACCCCTTCCCCTTCGACGAGCTGGCAGGCCTCGTCGCGAAGATGCCGAAGCTCACCGAGCTCCTCTGGGTACAAGAGGAGCCCCGGAACTCGGGCGCCTGGCACTTCATGTTCCCCCGCCTGCACGACCTGGCCTCCGCCCGGGGCCAGAACCCGCTGAAGGTGGGCTACATCGGGCGCGCGGAAGCCGCCAGCCCCGCCACCGGCTTCCCCCAGACGCACAACCTGGAGCAGCAGCTCATCGTCGAGGAAGCCATCCTCCGAGGAACCAAGAATGGCCGTTGA
- a CDS encoding chemotaxis protein CheW, which produces MTTSNRGPEEVQDQEVRTLLDERATRLRGRVDGNADETVLMVAEFPLGEERYAIPLESLRAALPLRLVTPVPLSQPHVIGVLRYQGSVLAALSLAAMLGGHGWRQDPAVLLVVDRGDGELCALDCEAIPRPLSMPTAAVEAARTHSEGPVTEVLLSSTRQIIHLIDLPRLFARGTGTGTGGARNGG; this is translated from the coding sequence ATGACAACCAGCAACCGAGGCCCCGAGGAGGTCCAGGATCAGGAAGTCCGCACGCTGCTGGACGAGCGTGCCACGCGCCTGCGCGGACGCGTCGACGGCAACGCCGACGAGACCGTGCTCATGGTGGCCGAGTTCCCCCTGGGCGAGGAGCGCTACGCCATTCCCCTGGAGTCCCTGCGCGCGGCCCTGCCGCTGCGCCTGGTGACGCCGGTGCCCCTGTCCCAGCCGCACGTCATCGGCGTGCTGCGCTACCAGGGCTCGGTGCTCGCCGCCCTCAGCCTCGCCGCGATGTTGGGCGGCCATGGCTGGCGGCAGGATCCCGCCGTGCTGCTCGTGGTGGATCGCGGCGACGGCGAGCTGTGCGCCCTGGACTGCGAGGCCATTCCGCGCCCCCTCAGCATGCCCACCGCCGCGGTCGAGGCGGCGCGCACGCACTCCGAAGGTCCCGTGACCGAGGTCCTCTTGAGCAGCACCCGACAGATCATCCACCTCATCGACCTGCCGCGCCTCTTCGCGCGTGGCACCGGCACCGGCACCGGGGGGGCTCGCAATGGCGGTTGA